Proteins found in one Bacillota bacterium genomic segment:
- a CDS encoding IS3 family transposase (programmed frameshift), whose product MAQGKPYPPEFRTEAVRLYRMGGRTLAETAREIGVSDWTLARWVRQANIDEGKAEGLTTEEREELNRLRRENRILKEEKEILRKAGAFLRPGDGSAAMKFSLIDEEKTHHSVSRLASVLGVSRAGYYAQRKRGFSKRRTEDEELKVLIAKIHASSFGTYGAPRIHAELAQVHGIRVGKKRVARLMKELRIEGVSRRKKGRAGRQASDLPPAPDLVKRVFSASRPDELWVADITYIPTWEGWLYLAAIIDVCTRRCCGWSMRNDLSANLVIDALGMAVTLRKPRPGTIHHSDRGSQYGSLAFGKTLRESGIIPSMGSKGDPYDNAAAESFMATLKTELIHRNRFKTRDEARFAVFRYIEGFYNPKRRHSALDYKSPAEYERMLTETEEAAEMAAATI is encoded by the exons ATGGCACAAGGAAAACCCTACCCACCGGAGTTCCGGACCGAGGCGGTGAGGCTTTACCGCATGGGCGGGAGGACCCTCGCAGAGACGGCCCGGGAGATCGGCGTATCCGACTGGACCCTGGCCCGCTGGGTACGCCAGGCGAACATCGACGAGGGCAAGGCAGAAGGGCTCACCACCGAGGAACGAGAGGAACTCAACCGCCTGCGCCGGGAGAACAGGATCCTCAAAGAAGAAAAGGAAATCCTGAGAAAGGCCG GCGCTTTTCTTCGCCCGGGAGACGGATCAGCGGCGATGAAGTTTTCCCTGATCGACGAAGAGAAGACGCACCATTCGGTCTCCCGCCTGGCCAGCGTGCTTGGTGTGTCGCGCGCCGGCTACTACGCACAAAGGAAAAGGGGTTTCTCGAAAAGGAGGACCGAGGACGAGGAGCTGAAGGTCCTCATAGCGAAGATCCACGCCTCCTCCTTCGGCACCTATGGAGCTCCCCGCATCCACGCCGAGCTCGCCCAGGTTCACGGAATCCGGGTGGGCAAAAAGAGGGTGGCCCGGCTGATGAAGGAGCTCCGGATAGAGGGGGTGTCCAGGCGGAAGAAAGGGAGGGCCGGAAGGCAAGCCTCGGATCTCCCTCCGGCCCCCGACCTGGTGAAGCGGGTCTTTTCCGCCTCCCGCCCGGATGAGCTCTGGGTTGCGGACATCACCTACATCCCCACCTGGGAGGGCTGGCTCTACCTGGCTGCCATCATCGATGTGTGTACGCGCAGGTGTTGCGGCTGGTCGATGAGGAACGACCTTTCCGCGAACCTGGTCATAGACGCCCTGGGAATGGCGGTGACCTTGAGAAAGCCTCGACCGGGCACCATCCACCATTCCGACCGGGGAAGCCAGTACGGGTCCTTGGCCTTCGGAAAGACGCTACGCGAGTCGGGAATCATCCCCTCCATGGGGAGCAAGGGTGACCCGTACGACAACGCAGCGGCGGAGAGCTTCATGGCCACCTTGAAGACGGAGCTCATCCACCGCAACCGGTTTAAAACCAGGGATGAGGCGAGGTTTGCCGTCTTCCGTTATATCGAAGGTTTCTACAACCCTAAAAGGAGGCATTCAGCTCTGGACTACAAGAGCCCGGCGGAGTATGAAAGAATGCTTACGGAAACTGAAGAGGCAGCGGAGATGGCCGCTGCCACAATTTGA
- a CDS encoding tyrosine-type recombinase/integrase gives MGSVEVVRITRGAGLAESTRRFLITIPPGNTRRSYGSDLELFYDFLAIGTQRDASLGDIGIEHVAAFRDHEMARGVSPATLRRRLAALRAFFAWAVDNGLATHNPARNIALPRAENGHFTVLAEDEVYRLLQMPDLRRTLGRRDKAMLVLNYVAGLRVGELCNLKLNDIVGGFYFKHSKKPRPAVIVRDGKGGKSRDIPIDPWVLEEVEKWRQVRPEAGHDYLFTTKDGVPMNPPTYRHALRKYAKRAGIGKDVTPHTLRHSFATHLAQRGQRLDVIAEYLGHADLKTVSVYAHRSDEEYVEGVASIYKGLLPKRG, from the coding sequence ATGGGAAGCGTCGAAGTAGTGCGGATTACGAGGGGAGCCGGACTCGCAGAATCAACTCGACGCTTCCTTATAACCATCCCACCAGGAAATACACGAAGGAGCTATGGGAGCGACCTCGAGCTCTTCTATGACTTCCTAGCCATTGGAACACAACGAGACGCCTCGCTGGGCGACATAGGCATCGAACACGTCGCTGCCTTCAGGGACCATGAGATGGCCCGCGGCGTCTCCCCCGCCACCCTCCGCCGGCGCCTAGCCGCGCTGAGGGCGTTCTTCGCCTGGGCAGTGGATAACGGGCTGGCCACACACAACCCAGCGAGGAATATAGCGCTCCCGCGGGCTGAGAACGGCCATTTCACAGTCCTCGCGGAGGACGAAGTATACCGCCTGCTCCAAATGCCGGACCTCCGGAGGACCCTTGGCCGACGCGACAAGGCCATGTTGGTGCTTAACTATGTAGCCGGTCTGCGTGTAGGCGAGCTCTGTAACCTTAAGCTGAACGATATCGTTGGTGGATTCTATTTCAAGCACTCCAAGAAGCCGCGCCCCGCGGTCATCGTGAGAGACGGTAAAGGGGGCAAATCTCGGGACATCCCTATAGACCCATGGGTCTTGGAGGAAGTGGAGAAGTGGCGGCAAGTTCGCCCGGAAGCAGGCCATGATTATCTGTTCACCACCAAGGATGGGGTCCCTATGAACCCGCCCACCTACCGCCATGCGCTCCGAAAATATGCAAAGCGGGCTGGCATCGGCAAAGATGTGACCCCGCATACTCTCCGCCACAGCTTCGCCACCCACCTGGCGCAGCGCGGCCAAAGGCTCGATGTCATCGCCGAGTATCTTGGCCATGCCGACCTCAAGACAGTGAGTGTCTATGCCCATCGCTCTGACGAGGAGTATGTTGAGGGCGTAGCCTCCATATACAAGGGTCTGCTGCCGAAAAGAGGCTGA
- a CDS encoding IS256 family transposase, with protein MTSTPQDRGGTFSTSLFERYQRSDKALVLALMEMYLKGVSTRKVAQVTEKLCGRAFSSQLVSKLAKQLDEKLEAWRERSLDGEYPYLIIDARYERVRVCGKVISQGILICVGISAEGKREILAVEIADTESTATWSDLFRKLKRRGLAGVRLLISDDHEGIKAATSRHFQGAAWQRCQCHFIRNLLSYAPKGQKRDLHQELRAIFDAPDLSVASRFLAETVAKWSKIRPEVSEKLEEASDDVLACFHFPASHRRRIRTTNCVERLNEEIRRRTRVVRIFPNREAALRLIAALCVEQSEEWETGRRYLDMGLLAEEAGEGKPERARIAS; from the coding sequence TCGAGCGTTACCAGCGCTCGGACAAGGCCCTGGTGCTCGCCCTCATGGAGATGTACTTAAAAGGGGTGTCCACCCGCAAGGTGGCGCAGGTGACCGAGAAGCTGTGCGGCCGCGCCTTCTCCTCCCAGCTGGTCTCCAAACTGGCCAAGCAGCTTGATGAGAAGCTCGAGGCCTGGAGGGAACGGTCCCTTGATGGGGAATATCCCTACCTCATAATCGATGCCCGCTACGAGAGGGTCAGGGTATGCGGCAAGGTGATATCCCAGGGCATCCTGATCTGCGTGGGGATATCGGCCGAGGGCAAGCGGGAGATTCTGGCGGTGGAAATCGCCGATACCGAGTCCACCGCCACCTGGTCGGACCTCTTCCGCAAGCTCAAGCGGCGGGGCCTGGCCGGGGTGAGGCTTCTGATCTCCGACGACCACGAGGGGATCAAGGCCGCTACCTCCCGCCACTTCCAGGGCGCGGCCTGGCAGAGGTGCCAGTGCCATTTCATCCGCAACCTCCTCTCCTACGCACCCAAGGGGCAGAAGAGGGACCTCCACCAAGAACTGCGGGCCATCTTCGACGCCCCCGACCTCTCCGTGGCCAGCCGCTTCCTAGCTGAGACGGTGGCGAAGTGGAGCAAGATACGGCCGGAGGTGTCGGAGAAGCTGGAGGAGGCCTCAGACGATGTGCTGGCATGCTTCCACTTTCCCGCCAGCCATCGGCGGAGGATAAGGACCACCAACTGCGTGGAGAGATTGAACGAGGAGATAAGACGCAGGACCCGGGTGGTGAGGATCTTCCCCAACCGGGAAGCGGCCCTGCGGCTCATCGCCGCCCTGTGCGTCGAGCAGTCAGAGGAATGGGAGACCGGGAGGCGATACCTCGATATGGGCCTGCTGGCTGAAGAGGCGGGGGAAGGAAAGCCCGAGCGGGCGAGGATCGCATCATAA